The genomic segment ATCTGCGTCAGGTCGTTGGTGCCGAAGGAGAAGAAGTCCGCGTACTTGGCGATCTCGCCGGCCAGCAGCGCCGCACGCGGCACCTCGATCATCGTGCCGATGTGGTACTCCAGCGAGACGCCGGCTTCCTTCAGCACCGCGTCGGCTACGGCCTGCACCTTCTCCCGCAGGATTCGCAGCTCTTCGACGGTGCCGACCAGCGGGATCATAATCTCAGGCCGCGGCCGCCCGCCTTCGCGCGCGACCCGCACGGCCGCCTCCATGATGGCCCGCGTCTGCATCTCGTAGATTTCCGGATACGTAATGGCCAGCCGGCAGCCGCGATGGCCCAGCATCGGGTTGAACTCCTGCAGAGCGGCCACGCGCTGCTTCACGGCCTCCTCGGACACGCCCGTGGCGGCCGCGATGACCTTCACGGCTTCCGGATCCTTGGGCAGGAACTCATGCAGCGGCGGATCCAGCAGGCGGATGGTCACCGGTAGACCGTCCATCGCCTTGAAGATGCCGTAGAAGTCCTCCCGCTGATACGGGAGCAGCTTCTCCAGCGCCCGCCGCCGCGCCGTCTCGTCGGCGGCCACGATCATCTCCTGCATGGCCTGGATGCGGCCTTCGCCGAAGAACATGTGCTCCGTGCGGCACAGGCCGACGCCTTCGGCGCCGAAGCGGCGAGCCCGGGCTGCGTCCTCCGGCGTGTCGGCGTTGGCGCGCACGCCCAGCGCCCGGAACTCGTCGGCCCACTGCAGGAGCCGTTCGAACTCCGGCGTCATCTGGCCGTCGACCAGCTCCACCTTGCCGGCCATCACTTCGCCCGTGCTGCCGTTGATGGTCAGCCAGTCGCCCTCATGGAACACCCGGCCGTTGACGATGAGCTTCTTCTGCGCCTCGTCGACGTGCAGGTCCGACGCGCCGGCCACGCAGCACTTACCCATGCCGCGAGCGACGACCGCCGCGTGCGAGGTCATGCCGCCGCGGGACGTCAAGATGCCGGCCGCCGCGTGCATGCCGCCGATGTCGTCAGGCGACGTTTCGCGCCGGACGAGGATGACTTCCTTGCCTTCCGCGGCCCACTTCTCGGCGTCGTGCGCCGTGAACACGATCTGGCCCGTGGCCGCGCCCGGCGAAGCCGGCAGGCCCTTGGCGATAACGTCCACCTTGGCGCCGGGAGCGATCTGCTTGTGCAGCAGCTGCGCGACCTGGTCCGGCGTCACCCGCATGACGGCCGTGCGCTTGTCGATGAGGCCCTCGTCCACCATGTCGACCGCGATGCGCACCGCCGCCTGCGCCGTGCGCTGGCCCGTGCGCGTCTGCAGCATGTACAGCCGGCCCTCTTCCACCGTGAACTCGATGTCCTGCACGTCACGGTAGTGCTGTTCAAGCCGCCGCGCGATGTCCGCCAGCTCCTCGTACACTTCCGGCATCAGCGTCTTGAGCTCGGAGATGGGGCTCGGCGTACGGATGCCCGCCACCACGTCCTCGCCCTGCGCGTTGACGAGGAACTCGCCGTACAGTTCCTTCTCGCCCGTGGACGGGTTGCGGGTGAACGCCACGCCCGTGCAGGACCGGTTGCCCGTGTTGCCGAACACCATGGCCTGCACGTTGACGGCCGTCCCCAGGTCCTCCGGGATGCCGCGGATCTGGCGGTAGCGCACCGCGCGCGGCGTGTTCCACGACTCGAACACGGCGTCGATGGCCCGCAGCAGCTGCTCCTTGGCGTCCATCGGGAACGGCTTGCCGGTATGCTCCAGGATGATCTGTTTGAATTCGTTTACGAGCCGCTTCAGGTCGTCGACGGTCAAATCGGTGTCCGCCGTGATGCCGCGCTCCTTCTTGATCGCGTCAATGCGCTCCTCGAACTTCTCGTGCGGCACGCCCAGCACCACGTCGCCGTACATTTGCAGCAGGCGCCGATAGCTGTCGTACGCCATGCGCTCGTTGTTGGTCCGGCGGGCGAGCCCGACCAGCGTCTCGTCATTGAGGCCGATGTTGAGCACCGTGTTCATCATGCCCG from the Bacillota bacterium genome contains:
- a CDS encoding pyruvate, phosphate dikinase, which gives rise to MEKHVYFFGAGHADGDETMKSLLGSKGANLAQMVKLGIRVPPGFTISTKMCAAYYAAGRKRPAELDAQIDEALRRLEEVMGQRLGDPENPLLVSVRSGAPISMPGMMNTVLNIGLNDETLVGLARRTNNERMAYDSYRRLLQMYGDVVLGVPHEKFEERIDAIKKERGITADTDLTVDDLKRLVNEFKQIILEHTGKPFPMDAKEQLLRAIDAVFESWNTPRAVRYRQIRGIPEDLGTAVNVQAMVFGNTGNRSCTGVAFTRNPSTGEKELYGEFLVNAQGEDVVAGIRTPSPISELKTLMPEVYEELADIARRLEQHYRDVQDIEFTVEEGRLYMLQTRTGQRTAQAAVRIAVDMVDEGLIDKRTAVMRVTPDQVAQLLHKQIAPGAKVDVIAKGLPASPGAATGQIVFTAHDAEKWAAEGKEVILVRRETSPDDIGGMHAAAGILTSRGGMTSHAAVVARGMGKCCVAGASDLHVDEAQKKLIVNGRVFHEGDWLTINGSTGEVMAGKVELVDGQMTPEFERLLQWADEFRALGVRANADTPEDAARARRFGAEGVGLCRTEHMFFGEGRIQAMQEMIVAADETARRRALEKLLPYQREDFYGIFKAMDGLPVTIRLLDPPLHEFLPKDPEAVKVIAAATGVSEEAVKQRVAALQEFNPMLGHRGCRLAITYPEIYEMQTRAIMEAAVRVAREGGRPRPEIMIPLVGTVEELRILREKVQAVADAVLKEAGVSLEYHIGTMIEVPRAALLAGEIAKYADFFSFGTNDLTQMTFGISRDDAGTFLHKYLEQGVLEDDPFQTLDEAGVGELVRIGVERGRAANPHLHLGICGEHGGDPKSIAFCHRVGLDYVSCSPYRVPVARLAAARANLEQPR